The nucleotide sequence TAAAAGATCGTTTATTAAAAATATATCCTTCTTTATCAATTGGCAATCCATTAGACGAGTCTAAGCTTGTTGGGCCACTGATTGATGAAGATGCTGTTACAGCTTTCAAAGCAGCTCTAGAGAAAGCTAAATCAGAAGGTGGTAATGTATTAATTGGTGGAGAATCGTTTACTGATGAAGGTTTATCCAACAACTATGTTACTCCTGCAATTGTAGAAGCGCAAAATCATTTTGAAATCGTTCAAGAAGAAACATTTGCTCCAATCCTCTACTTAATCAAGTATTCTGGAGAAGTTGAAAATGCCATTGCTATCCAAAATGATGTAAAACAAGGATTATCATCTGCTGTATTTACAAATCATTTATTAGAATCTGAAGCGTTCCTATCATCAGCAGGTTCTGATTGTGGTATTGCTAATATCAATATTGGTACATCTGGTGCTGAAATTGGCGGTGCATTTGGCGGTGAAAAAGAAACTGGAGGAGGAAGAGAATCCGGTTCTGATTCATGGAAAGCTTACATGAGACGTCAAACGAATACAATTAACTACGGTAGAGTATTACCTCTAGCTCAAGGGATTAAATTCGACATTTAATCTAATAATTAAGCGTATTTCTAAAGATTATATTTTTATGATTTTTAGAGATACGCTTTCATTTTCATGACATACTTCCATAAATATTACATCATTTAGTGTGCTATACCTATTAAATTAGAGCAGAATTCTTTGTTGTTCACTTTCATTTAATTATATTGATTAAGAAATTATAGATGCTTAAAAGCAACTAGATATTATCCTAGTAAAGGATTACCTATGTTTCATTAACAAGAATTCCATATAGCTTTACTTTTACCAAATGGCTCAAAAAAAATACTATTCCGTTATGCTGATTGATGACAATGAGATTGACAATCTCATCAATCAAAAAATGATTGAGGCCTCAAAAATCAGTGATAACATTTTTATTCATTCTGGAGCAAAGAGTGCCATTGAATTCCTCCGAAATATCGAAAAGCTTGGAGACATTGCTGATCAAGTATTGCCTGAGTTAATTTTCTTAGATATTGACATGCCTTTAATGGACGGTTTTCAGTTTCTAGACCTCTTTGATCAGTTAAATGAAAAGACCAAAGAAAAATGTAAAATCATTATGTTGACTTCTTCTATTAATCCACAGGATATTAGTAGATCTCAAAACTATAGCTACGTGAAAAAATACGTTAATAAGCCGCTAACTCAGAAAAATTTAACTGCATTAGAGGTTTAATTCTACTTATTATAAAAAGCGAAAGGCTATTTCTTAACAGAAATAGCCTTTTATTGTTGGGGCGCACATTATAGTCTCTTTTAATCTAATTCTCCACTCACATAACGGATAAACTTATCATCCATTCGGATAGATCTGGTTGGAGCGAATATATATGGAGATTTTATCTGAGTATATCTTGTTATAATATTCGATACTTTAGACATTTTGTCTCTTTTTGCTTCTGACATCCCTGTCTTCAACATCTTTAAGAACAAAGTAATCGAAGGACAAGTTTCTTTACCCATTAATCTTATTTGTCTTTGTATGCTATTGGCTAACTGATTAAAGAGTTCGTAATCTCTCATACATACATATTGTAAGGCCAATAAACATTTCACTTCCAAAAAGGCATGAGGGAATTTCTTTAAACTTATTTCATTCAATAAGTTATTTAAAAACCTTGCTGCTTCATCAAACTCAGTAGAATAATAAGCTGAAATTGCTCGATAAACTACATAAGACACATAGTTTGGAATATCATCTGTATCAGGTTCAAAGTCCTCAAAGACTGACTTATTAGATTCAAATAACTCAACATGAGTATCTGTTTGTAAAGCTCTTTGCAACTTTGTCTGAAGGAATTGTGAGGGGAAAGTATATTGATTACTATGCATCAAAAGTGGAACAACATCTTCGTTGACCGTATCAAAATACTTACTCGCCTTACGAAACACTCCATAGTGTGTATAATATTCTAATTTTAAGAACTCAAATACATTATGAAGGTGGTAATAGATCGAATCCATATGGTATTGATCAAAAATCTGATCAATCTTATGGAAAATATCTTCTATTGGTTCATCATCGTCATTTCCTGAAGAATTAAACGCTGCTTGGTTTTCATCTTCTACAAATAAACGATGGAAAATATTCATACAACTCTGATAAACAAAAGGCCTATGCGATTCATAAAGTTTACAGGTATTGTTCATCTCTTTGTTCAATAATTCTAAACCTAATTTGTCCGTTTCATCACCAGTGAAGGCATACACACCAAATTTTTTGAAGTAATCGGCCAGAATATCCTCAATTTTATCAACAGCCAACATATACGCCACATGTTTATTATAAAGCTGTGAATAAGTAAAGTAATCTGGTGAATTAATGTGTAAAAGTTTTAAGGCTTTATATACTACCGTTAACTCATTGGATAAATCGTAATCCAATAATTCCTTCTCTAATTTTTTTAGTGTTACAATAGAAATAGCTCTCTTTTTAGTAAAAACCATTTCATGAATATTCGCTACTTTTTTCAACAAATCTGCTCTAGGGCTTTCCATTTGTTGAAGTAGGTAATCTTCTATTTTTTGGTTTAAGCGGGAACGAAGCGTGTAATATGCATTGGTATTCACATCCAACTCTGACATAATTGACTGGTCAGAAGTTTTCTTCTCCCTCATCGAGGTTAATAAGTAAGCCGATTTTTCAGCATTACTCTCAATTAAGTTATTCTTAATTGCCTCGTAATCTTTCTCAGATAATTGTTTAATGATGTGTTTTAGCCTCGCCATATAATATGTTTTGAGTCCAACCGGGTATCTTTTTCAGAAATGCTTTTATACAAAGTATTTTCTTAGCGGGGTAAGAAATAATAAGAAACAGTAAAAGCAACAAATAAACATAACGAAATCATATCGTATGATCTTCATATAAATATAAGCATTGATTTTGTAAGTTAGTATGTACTATTTTGGGTCTTTTTTGTACATTTTCGGAAAAACACTGATTTCCAGCGTTATTCCTTCCAAGATGATATCCAATTCTTTAAAATATCCAATCCATATTCTGTTAGAATTGCCTCAGGATGGAATTGCACACCATCAATAGGTAAAGTTTTATGCTGAATAGCCATTACCTCATTCTCTTTTGACTTTGCAGTAATAAGTATATCGTCAGATAATTCATCTAAAATAAGCGAGTGATACCTAACCACCGTCAGGTCTTTGGGGATTTTATTGAATAGAGTAGAATTGATATCACATTCAATTTCAGACATTTTTCCATGCATCGGTTTTATTGCCTTATGCACTTTCCCTCCAAAGTATTCTCCAATTGCTTGATGTCCCAAACAGATACCTAATATCGGATGTGTTTTGTGATAATGATCAATCACTTCCATCATATTACCTGCCTTATTGGGTGTTTCTGGACCAGGCGATAAAACAACTGCCTCATACTTGTAAGGTGTAATTTCCTCCAAAGGAGCATCATTACGGACAACTTCAACTTTTTGCCCTAGTTGAGTAAAGTAATCTACAAGATTATATGTGAAGGAATCAAAGTTGTCTAGAAGTAAAATCATTATGTCTTTAATTGAAATTTTATAATTCGATTGCAAAAATAAAAAAGGGAAGCATTTAACTTCCCTTTTCTTTATAAATTTTCTTCAAATAATTCGTGTATCTCTTTACTGTACCTTTTCATACTAGGCATTATGGTACCTCCTGCATCTAATACCCAATCATTTAATTCTAATAATTTGGGATAAACAACAGAGTCTTCTGTAACTTCTTTCGGCAAACCTAATCCAGCAGAATTAAATAAACCTAGAATCACTGACAATGACAAAGCATATTTAAAGCCTCCTAATAAAAGAGCGGCTACATTATCCAAATCATCTAATACTGAATAATCAATTTTATCCTGAAGCCATTTGCCCAATAAATTCAACCCCATCGTTCCTCCAAAGAAAAGAACTACATAGGCAAAGAAGACAGTAGATTTAGGTGTTTCAAAATATGTTTTTGATGAAGAAAAAGCTCCTGCAACACCAAAAAATATTAAGGCAGCTCCAACTACAAAAACTACAGTAGAGATAATCTCTAATAAAAAACCTCTTCTGAAACCCTTATAGGCACCATATACAATCATCCCCGCAAGGAAAATATCTGTTACTCGTATGTATGATGTAAAAAATCCTAAATCTTGTTCCACTTTGAATTATTATCTATTTGACAAATTAAGATAATGCCGCTTTTACTTTTGCTGACACTACTTTCATATCTGCTACACCTGCAAATTTCTTGCCCGCAGCACCCATTACTTTACCCATATCTTTTGGAGATTCTGCTCCAACTTGAGTAATTAATTCTTTTACAGCAGCTTCCACTTCTTCTTCAGACATCTGCTTTGGAAGGTAAGATTCAATTACTGCTAATTCTACTAATTCAGTTTCTGCTAAATCCTCACGACCAGAAGACTTATAAGTTTCAGCAGATTCTCTTCTTTGTTTTGCTTCTTTCATTAGAAGTTTCAACTCATCTTCTGATGTTAAAACACCGTTTTTGCCATCAGCAGTTTCTGCTAACTGAATTTTT is from Flammeovirga agarivorans and encodes:
- a CDS encoding CvpA family protein, producing MEQDLGFFTSYIRVTDIFLAGMIVYGAYKGFRRGFLLEIISTVVFVVGAALIFFGVAGAFSSSKTYFETPKSTVFFAYVVLFFGGTMGLNLLGKWLQDKIDYSVLDDLDNVAALLLGGFKYALSLSVILGLFNSAGLGLPKEVTEDSVVYPKLLELNDWVLDAGGTIMPSMKRYSKEIHELFEENL
- a CDS encoding response regulator, producing the protein MAQKKYYSVMLIDDNEIDNLINQKMIEASKISDNIFIHSGAKSAIEFLRNIEKLGDIADQVLPELIFLDIDMPLMDGFQFLDLFDQLNEKTKEKCKIIMLTSSINPQDISRSQNYSYVKKYVNKPLTQKNLTALEV
- a CDS encoding GatB/YqeY domain-containing protein — protein: MTLKEKIQDAMKVAMKAKDKATLGTLKQLKAKIQLAETADGKNGVLTSEDELKLLMKEAKQRRESAETYKSSGREDLAETELVELAVIESYLPKQMSEEEVEAAVKELITQVGAESPKDMGKVMGAAGKKFAGVADMKVVSAKVKAALS
- a CDS encoding anthranilate synthase component II — protein: MILLLDNFDSFTYNLVDYFTQLGQKVEVVRNDAPLEEITPYKYEAVVLSPGPETPNKAGNMMEVIDHYHKTHPILGICLGHQAIGEYFGGKVHKAIKPMHGKMSEIECDINSTLFNKIPKDLTVVRYHSLILDELSDDILITAKSKENEVMAIQHKTLPIDGVQFHPEAILTEYGLDILKNWISSWKE